The Labrys wisconsinensis nucleotide sequence ATCATGCCCGAGGACGGCTTCGACACGGAGCCGCCGCCCGAGGAGGGCGATATCCCCGGCGATCCCATCCGCGACGGCCTCAAGGCCGGCGCCACGGGCTGGCCGACGGTCGACCGCTCGGCCAAGGGCGACCAGCGCGTGCCCGGCCTGCGCCCCAGCGTCAGCGAGGCGCATGGCCTGGTGCCGATGGATCCGCTGCTGCCGGACGAGGGCGCGCCGCCGCTCGCCCAGATGCCCAGCTTGCTCGACCCGCTCGCCCTCGGCGCGCCGCCGGAGCGCTTCCGCCAGACGCATATCGATGCGGGCCTCGCCGCGATCATCGCCGAGCGCCTGCGCCGGCCCGCATCCGAGTCCGACGAGGGCGAAGGCGCCGTGCCGCTCGACCACAGCCTGGCGCCCACCGGCGGCACCTCGCCGGCCGCCAGCCGGCCCGACCTCGCCCATCTCGACAGCCGCACCACCGGCCCGGACGGCGAGGCGCCGATCCAGCTCACCGCCCTGCCGGCCGATGCCGTCGTCACCATGGCCGCCGTGCGTCCCACGCCCGGGCTCGGCGAGGCCACGCCGGCCATCGGCCCGGACGAGGGTCTCACCACCCAGCCCAAGAGCGGCCAGATCGCCGGCCTGCCCGGCCTCGACGACGGCCAGCCGCGCCCGCTCACCCTGCCGCCGGTCGCCTATACCAGGGCGCAGATCTGCCTCGCCACGGCCGTCTATTTCGAGGCGCGCGGCGAGAGCGAGAAGGGCCAGATCGCCGTGGCCCAGGTGGTGATCAACCGGGTGCGCTCGCCCTACTACCCCAAGAACGTCTGCGACGTGGTCTACCAGGGCGCCAGCGAGCGGCGCTGGGGCGGCTGCCAGTTCTCCTTCGCCTGCGACCGCATCAAGGACCGCATCACCGAGGATGGCCCGTGGAAGGCAGCGCTTTCCATCGCCCAGAAGGTGATGGACGCCGAGCTCTGGCTGCCGGATGTCGGCAACGCCACCCACTACCACGCCACCTATGTCCGGCCCTACTGGGTGCGCGACATGCGCGAGATGGACCGGATCGGCCGGCACATCTTCTACCGGGTGAAGTGGTGGACGTGAGGGCGGGGGTGAGGCGGGACTGTCGCCCGGCTCGCTGTCTCAGGTCCGGGGGCAGTCCACAATCAAGAGGTGCAGTCCAATCCTGTCCGTGTAACCGAGATCGAATACCGCGGCCGGACCCATGAAGGGCATCTGCGGCATCCGTCATTCAAAGGGCTGCGGGAAGAGGCGGACGTGTACGTGACTGAGGGGGGCGGCGCCGCAGTTCTGACGTGGATCACAAGGATTCGACGTGCTGGCGCAGGATGTCCACTGTCTCTGTCAGCCCTTGCGCTTCCATGTCGAGAAGAAGGAGTTGCGCGGTCTTCTCAGGCTTTTTGAAACGTTCCCGCATTTTTCGCAAAGCGGCTACGGCTCTCCCGGGTTCGAGTGTCGGCGATAAAGGTATCTGCCGATCGCGCCTCCAGGTTCAGCGCACCAAGCACTTCCGCCGGAAAGTCCTTCATGTTGTCGGTGACGATGACAGCCGCTTGAGTCTTCAGTGCGGCGGCAACGACATGGGCGTCATTTGGGTCGGGCAGGCCGTCGCAGATGCATATATAGCTGTCGAAGTCGCTCACCATCGCGTCCTCGAATGCCGCCTCCATGGCGGCCGCCGCTCGGCCAGATCGATCGGCAGCGTCTTCAACCCCCTTCTCTGCCAGCATCTTCTGGATTGCCGCCTGGGTTTCATCCAGAACAAGCCTTGACCAACGGAGGCGGAAGAATTCCGCCTCCGCCAATGTCAGTAGAAGATTACGCTTCAATGCTCCCGCCAAAGTGCATGCATCGATAAATGCGGTGAAGCGATTGGCGAACATGGCTTACAGAAATTCTGCATC carries:
- a CDS encoding cell wall hydrolase yields the protein MVGSVLLWQRANPAAPFLPEPASAARPAAQPTPRQALLSAGTTRIIRAGVFQMPSLNLADLAVGPLTAPSAESLGRRAAAPACRDAAVPLDFRPDPEGRTSCLVRQAALEIMPEDGFDTEPPPEEGDIPGDPIRDGLKAGATGWPTVDRSAKGDQRVPGLRPSVSEAHGLVPMDPLLPDEGAPPLAQMPSLLDPLALGAPPERFRQTHIDAGLAAIIAERLRRPASESDEGEGAVPLDHSLAPTGGTSPAASRPDLAHLDSRTTGPDGEAPIQLTALPADAVVTMAAVRPTPGLGEATPAIGPDEGLTTQPKSGQIAGLPGLDDGQPRPLTLPPVAYTRAQICLATAVYFEARGESEKGQIAVAQVVINRVRSPYYPKNVCDVVYQGASERRWGGCQFSFACDRIKDRITEDGPWKAALSIAQKVMDAELWLPDVGNATHYHATYVRPYWVRDMREMDRIGRHIFYRVKWWT
- a CDS encoding PIN domain-containing protein, with amino-acid sequence MFANRFTAFIDACTLAGALKRNLLLTLAEAEFFRLRWSRLVLDETQAAIQKMLAEKGVEDAADRSGRAAAAMEAAFEDAMVSDFDSYICICDGLPDPNDAHVVAAALKTQAAVIVTDNMKDFPAEVLGALNLEARSADTFIADTRTRESRSRFAKNAGTFQKA